One Colias croceus chromosome 7, ilColCroc2.1 genomic window carries:
- the LOC123693373 gene encoding arylsulfatase B-like isoform X2 — translation MRLGMQGMPLYNSEDRGIPLTERLLPARLKERGYKTHLVGKWHVGMSKKEYLPTSRGYHSHYGIRGGFVDYYTYNKIETWPDGRLLYGLDFFDNDIPQTTEERYVVDALTDRAIEIIHNHNTSCPLFLHYTSCAPHAGNAGGALQPPLNSYLGNRHIANSDRRLYAEVVTHLDYSVGRLVRALSDKGILHNTIIVFISDNGAPTVGQFSNWGINLPFRGRKQTPWEGGVRVPAFIWHASLKPKVYDGLMHITDWMPTLLAASGGEIDEKIDGVNQWPAILQGQKSPRKEVFIAVEDRNTIYAAFRAGDYKIIIGNVTGLGNGYYGAEYLANKAAPPDYFSSLVTSDVAKVLETLGINYDYGEVMSTRRAAMVKQIDQVRDQEPCLPSPTRGCLYNVQKDPSESHNLWSRGQKITALLTIRLRALWSDLLRRGAPKLDDEADPANYNYIWLPWIDSNTSTNELSNYSGSVRNANLLTYSSNLYNYTLASNITGCESTHGFRNFICLLRSVFK, via the exons ATGCGACTTG GTATGCAAGGTATGCCTTTGTATAACTCCGAAGATCGCGGTATTCCGTTAACTGAAAGATTGTTGCCGGCTCGTTTGAAAGAGCGAGGTTATAAGACGCATTTAGTGGGAAAATGGCACGTTGGAATGTCTAAGAAAGAGTATTTGCCGACAAGTCGGGGTTATCACAGCCACTACGGTATACGAGGTGGTTTTGTTGACTATTAtacgtataataaaatagagaCG tgGCCCGATGGAAGACTGTTGTACGGATTGGATTTCTTTGACAACGATATACCCCAAACCACAGAGGAGCGCTATGTGGTAGATGCTCTGACAGATAGAGCAATTGAAA TTATTCACAATCATAATACTTCATGCCCACTCTTTCTGCATTATACTTCGTGTGCACCGCACGCTGGCAACGCAGGGGGGGCGCTACAACCCCCTCTTAACTCGTATTTGGGAAACCGTCACATCGCTAATTCAGATAGACGACTTTATGCAG AAGTTGTCACGCATTTAGACTACAGCGTTGGAAGATTGGTACGGGCATTGTCAGACAAAGGAATTCTCCATAATACtattattgtgtttatatCTGATAATGGTGCTCCGACTGTGGGCCAGTTCAGTAATTGGGGAATAAATTTACCCTTCAGAGGACGAAAGCAAACTCCGTGGGAGGGAGGTGTTCGAGTACCTGCTTTTATTTGGCATGCATCTTTGAAACCCAAAGTTTACGATGGCTTAATGCATATCACTGATTGGATGCCCACATTGTTAGCCGCATCTGGTGGAGAAATAGACGAAAAAATTGATGGTGTAAATCAATGGCCAGCAATACTGCAAGGACAGAAATCTCCAAGGAAAGAAGTTTTTATTGCTGTTGAAGATAGAAATACCATTTACGCGGCATTCAGGGCTGgtgactataaaataattattggaaATGTGACTGGATTGGGCAATGGATATTATGGAGCCGAGTATTTAGCTAATAAAGCAGCACCACCTGATTACTTTTCTTCTCTCGTTACGTCAGATGTAGCGAAGGTTTTAGAAACATTGGGAATTAATTACGATTATGGAGAAGTAATGTCAACAAGACGGGCGGCAATGGTTAAACAAATAGATCAAGTCAGGGACCAAGAACCTTGTTTACCGTCACCAA CTCGCGGTTGTTTATACAACGTCCAGAAAGATCCCTCTGAGAGTCACAATCTCTGGTCTCGAGGGCAAAAAATTACAGCCTTGTTAACTATAAGGTTACGAGCTCTATGGTCAGATTTGCTCAGGCGTGGTGCTCCTAAATTGGATGACGAAGCCGACCCTgctaattacaattatatatgGTTACCATGGATAGACAGTAATACAAGTACAAATGAACTTAGTAATTATAGCGGGAGTGTAAGAAACGCAAATTTACTTACGTACAGCAGTAACCTTTACAATTATACTTTAGCAAGTAATATTACTGGTTGCGAGAGTACTCATGGTTTTCGCAACTTCATATGCCTCTTAAGGAGTGTGTTCAAATGA
- the LOC123693372 gene encoding inositol polyphosphate 1-phosphatase has translation MTNILETLIYASEKAARIARSCCNSSESILVAEKGDTEANPRFDKDFKTIADVLAQESAKEFIVSRIPELKGEVRGEECSEIGGISIALQENSEETINLLSKILPIDTAKCMAKAAHSDVEQLNYGETLPDIPNIDYSDLGVWIDPIDGTAEFISGVRGEAKPGHGLPCVTVLIGAYLKSTGQPVVGVINQPFYDNGEGRIVWGVKYGDTQLSSHESTSNDNKVILMSSAENEEVIEKFKNIGWEVQSMSGAGHKLLKVALGEASAYIVSKGTTFRWDTCAPHSIICAKGGDVVCYKNHTQLKYNNPQNMDIQEYCNQFGIIAFTDSSVFEEIKDVIKIDN, from the exons atgacaaatattttagaaacttTAATTTACGCCTCGGAAAAAGCTGCTCGTATAGCTCGATCCTGCTGTAATAGTAGTGAATCAATATTGGTAGCGGAAAAGGGCGATACTGAAGCTAATCCGCGTTTTGATAAAGATTTTAAAACTATTGCTGATGTATTAGCGCAAGAATCTGCTAAAGAGTTTATAGTGTCACGAATACCAGAATTAAAGGGTGAGGTACGAGGTGAAGAATGTTCTGAGATCGGCGGCATTTCAATAGCATTACAGGAGAATTCTGAAGAAACGATCAATTTACTTAGCAAAATACTACCGATAGATACCGCTAAATGTATGGCTAAAGCTGCTCATAGTGATGTTGAGCAACTGAATTATGGAGAAACACTTCCTGACATTCCAAATATAGATTATTCTGACTTGGGAGTATGGATAGATCCTATTG ATGGAACAGCTGAATTCATTTCTGGTGTTCGAGGTGAAGCAAAGCCTGGGCACGGTCTGCCTTGTGTCACTGTTCTTATTGGAGCTTATTTGAAGTCTACAGGACAACCAGTTGTCGGAGTTATCAATCAACCATTTTATGATAA tGGGGAAGGAAGAATTGTTTGGGGTGTTAAATATGGAGATACACAATTATCGTCTCATGAAAGCACAAGTAATGATAACAAGGTTATTCTCATGAGTAGTGCTGAAAATGAGGAGGtaatagaaaaatttaaaaacattggaTGGGAAGTACAATCTATGTCTGGAGCAGGACATAAGCTGTTGAAGGTTGCgttag gTGAGGCGAGTGCATACATTGTATCAAAAGGGACAACTTTCCGCTGGGACACATGTGCCCCACATAGCATTATTTGTGCCAAAGGTGGCGATGTGGTTTGCTACAAAAATCATACACAGTTGAAATATAACAACCCACAAAACATGGATATTCAAGAATATTGCAATCAATTTGGAATAATTGCATTTACTGATTCGTCTGTGTttgaagaaattaaagatgttATTAAGATTGATAACTAG
- the LOC123693373 gene encoding arylsulfatase B-like isoform X1, with amino-acid sequence MILRFYNWQKWWLLLGLFSVSASDYNQPFEQPNILFVMVDDMGWNDVSYHGSDQISTPNLDALATSGVIFKQYYSEAICTPARTALLTGKYPMRLGMQGMPLYNSEDRGIPLTERLLPARLKERGYKTHLVGKWHVGMSKKEYLPTSRGYHSHYGIRGGFVDYYTYNKIETWPDGRLLYGLDFFDNDIPQTTEERYVVDALTDRAIEIIHNHNTSCPLFLHYTSCAPHAGNAGGALQPPLNSYLGNRHIANSDRRLYAEVVTHLDYSVGRLVRALSDKGILHNTIIVFISDNGAPTVGQFSNWGINLPFRGRKQTPWEGGVRVPAFIWHASLKPKVYDGLMHITDWMPTLLAASGGEIDEKIDGVNQWPAILQGQKSPRKEVFIAVEDRNTIYAAFRAGDYKIIIGNVTGLGNGYYGAEYLANKAAPPDYFSSLVTSDVAKVLETLGINYDYGEVMSTRRAAMVKQIDQVRDQEPCLPSPTRGCLYNVQKDPSESHNLWSRGQKITALLTIRLRALWSDLLRRGAPKLDDEADPANYNYIWLPWIDSNTSTNELSNYSGSVRNANLLTYSSNLYNYTLASNITGCESTHGFRNFICLLRSVFK; translated from the exons atGATATTAAGATTTTACAACTG GCAAAAATGGTGGTTACTCCTGGGATTATTTTCGGTATCAGCCAGCGATTACAATCAACCATTCGAACAACCCAACATACTCTTTGTAATGGTTGATGATATG gGTTGGAATGACGTATCATACCATGGCTCCGACCAGATTTCAACGCCTAATTTGGATGCTCTAGCGACTAGTGGTGTTATTTTCAAACAGTATTATAGTGAAGCCATTTGCACGCCCGCCAGAACAGCACTTCTCACTGGGAAATATCCAATGCGACTTG GTATGCAAGGTATGCCTTTGTATAACTCCGAAGATCGCGGTATTCCGTTAACTGAAAGATTGTTGCCGGCTCGTTTGAAAGAGCGAGGTTATAAGACGCATTTAGTGGGAAAATGGCACGTTGGAATGTCTAAGAAAGAGTATTTGCCGACAAGTCGGGGTTATCACAGCCACTACGGTATACGAGGTGGTTTTGTTGACTATTAtacgtataataaaatagagaCG tgGCCCGATGGAAGACTGTTGTACGGATTGGATTTCTTTGACAACGATATACCCCAAACCACAGAGGAGCGCTATGTGGTAGATGCTCTGACAGATAGAGCAATTGAAA TTATTCACAATCATAATACTTCATGCCCACTCTTTCTGCATTATACTTCGTGTGCACCGCACGCTGGCAACGCAGGGGGGGCGCTACAACCCCCTCTTAACTCGTATTTGGGAAACCGTCACATCGCTAATTCAGATAGACGACTTTATGCAG AAGTTGTCACGCATTTAGACTACAGCGTTGGAAGATTGGTACGGGCATTGTCAGACAAAGGAATTCTCCATAATACtattattgtgtttatatCTGATAATGGTGCTCCGACTGTGGGCCAGTTCAGTAATTGGGGAATAAATTTACCCTTCAGAGGACGAAAGCAAACTCCGTGGGAGGGAGGTGTTCGAGTACCTGCTTTTATTTGGCATGCATCTTTGAAACCCAAAGTTTACGATGGCTTAATGCATATCACTGATTGGATGCCCACATTGTTAGCCGCATCTGGTGGAGAAATAGACGAAAAAATTGATGGTGTAAATCAATGGCCAGCAATACTGCAAGGACAGAAATCTCCAAGGAAAGAAGTTTTTATTGCTGTTGAAGATAGAAATACCATTTACGCGGCATTCAGGGCTGgtgactataaaataattattggaaATGTGACTGGATTGGGCAATGGATATTATGGAGCCGAGTATTTAGCTAATAAAGCAGCACCACCTGATTACTTTTCTTCTCTCGTTACGTCAGATGTAGCGAAGGTTTTAGAAACATTGGGAATTAATTACGATTATGGAGAAGTAATGTCAACAAGACGGGCGGCAATGGTTAAACAAATAGATCAAGTCAGGGACCAAGAACCTTGTTTACCGTCACCAA CTCGCGGTTGTTTATACAACGTCCAGAAAGATCCCTCTGAGAGTCACAATCTCTGGTCTCGAGGGCAAAAAATTACAGCCTTGTTAACTATAAGGTTACGAGCTCTATGGTCAGATTTGCTCAGGCGTGGTGCTCCTAAATTGGATGACGAAGCCGACCCTgctaattacaattatatatgGTTACCATGGATAGACAGTAATACAAGTACAAATGAACTTAGTAATTATAGCGGGAGTGTAAGAAACGCAAATTTACTTACGTACAGCAGTAACCTTTACAATTATACTTTAGCAAGTAATATTACTGGTTGCGAGAGTACTCATGGTTTTCGCAACTTCATATGCCTCTTAAGGAGTGTGTTCAAATGA